One Desulfatiglans anilini DSM 4660 DNA window includes the following coding sequences:
- a CDS encoding MoaD/ThiS family protein produces the protein MTLTVWLSSSLRRTAPGYDPANGMAVEAAPGASVADICQAIGVDPSAVKIVMVDGRARSMDHRLEGHERVALFPPVGGG, from the coding sequence ATGACGCTTACCGTGTGGCTCAGCTCCTCCCTGCGCAGGACTGCCCCGGGCTACGACCCCGCCAACGGCATGGCGGTGGAGGCCGCCCCGGGGGCCTCGGTGGCGGACATCTGCCAGGCGATCGGCGTCGATCCATCGGCCGTCAAGATCGTCATGGTGGATGGGCGGGCCCGTTCAATGGACCACCGGCTCGAAGGCCACGAACGGGTTGCACTCTTTCCACCGGTCGGCGGAGGTTGA